The nucleotide sequence AGATGTCTTTACAGTGCGATTTGCCAACTATCATTTCAATGAAATAATTTTTCCAAAGTTAAGAGGAGAAAATAAAGAGCTTCCCAAAGAAGTCACTTGGCATGCATCATTATCACAATTTGATCCTCGTACAAATCAATGTGAACTTAAAGTTCAAAGAATAAtacatttataaaatattataaattaattgcATGATGCATGTACTGATCTGAAAGAAGTGACTAAGTCACATATATTAGCTATTAATGCTCTGGCTCAtattaatgtacaaattggacAATCAATTAATGAGACGGCTACTCGTCTGAAGCGTGGTATACCAATCGGTTCAAAAgataaaaattctcgaaaaagaAAAAGAGCAACTAATCACGATGTTCATTTTGAAGAGACTCGGTCTCCTATAGAGACAACTTACATAACTATTAATAAAACTCTAGAAGAGGTccaaatacttgaaaataatgaagAGATCTCAATAAATTATATTAGGACAGGGAAGAAATTGAATCGATCAAAATTAGTTGTTGACAATAAATTTGCATACAATGTAGCGCTagatattatttataaaaatgaGGATTAAGAATCTAAATCTATTGAACAATATTGTTGTAGGCATGATTGGCCAAAATGGAAAGATACAATTCAAGAAAAATTAAACTCACTTGCAAACGTGAGATTTTGGGACCTGTAGTCCAAACACCAAAAGGTGTAACCCCTATAGGATACAAATGGATTTTTTTACGAAAGCgaaatgagaaaaataaaatcataagatATAAAGCTCGTTTAGTGTCACAAGATTTTTCTCAAAAATTTGGTATTGATTATGAAGAAACATATTCCCCTGTAGTAAATGTAATCACATTTAGGTATCTTCTTTCTATGACAGCATAAGAAAAGTTTGAAATGTGTTTGATGGATATAGTAACAGCTTATTTATATGGAAAACTCAATAATGATATTTATATGAAAATCCTTGAAGGACTCACGATGCAAGAAACATCAAGTtcaaattctaaacatatttattCCATTAAATTACAAAAATCTTTGTATGAATTGAAGCAATCTGTACAAATGTGGTATAAACATCTATGTGATTATTTGGTACAACATAAATATCAAAATGATCCAATATGTTCAtgtgtttttataaaaaaaaggaTGGATCAAATTTATCATTATTTCTGTATCATCGGAAGTCCTGCAGAACTTATATATACAGTTGATATCTTCAAAAGTGAATTCAAGATGAAAGATCTaggaaaaataaagtttttttattAGATTGTAAATTAAACATTTTGCTGATACAATTTTATCCATCAATCAGCTTATATACTAAaggttctaaaataattttatatggaTAAAGCTCATCCATTAAGTTCTCTGATAGTTGTTCGATCGCTTGATGTGAACAAAGATCCTTTTCGACCTAGTGAAAATGGTGAAGACCTGCTTGGTCCTAAAGTACCATATTTAAGTGCAATTGGTGCATTAATATATCTTGCTAATAATATAAGACCGGATATAGTATTTGCTATAAATTTATTAGCAAGATGTAGTTCTTTTTCAACATGTAGACATTAGAATGGcattaaacatatatttaggtATCTTCAAGGTACCATCGATTTGggtttattttattctaatatgtCTACTTCAGAATTAATTGGTTATACAAATGCAAGATATTTATTTAATCCACATAAAAGTCGATCTCAGACTAATTATTTGTTTACATATGCTAGAACAGCTATATCTTGACAATCTACCAAACAAATCATAGTTGTTACATCATCAAATCATTCAGAAATATTAGCAATACATGAAACAAGTCGGGAATGTGTTTGGTTGAAATCAATGATTCAACATATTAAGGAAAAATATGATTTAGCTACTAATAAGAAAATTCCAAAATATTGTATGAAGACAACGCAGTATGTATAGCTCAATTAAAGGAAGGATACatcaaaggggatagaattaaatatattttgtcaaaatttcttcttcACTCATGATATACAAAAGAATGATGatattaaagttcaacagattcaTTCTAGCGATAACTTGGTAGATTTATTCACCAAAGCATTATCTACAACAATATTTGAGAAATTAGTACATGGTATTGGAATACAACGGTTCAGAGACCTCAAATCATATTTCAAATAGGGAGAGTAAATTCTCAGTATACCATATTATGTTATTCAATAAATTTATAGTGATATGGTTACGGAATGACGTACTCTTTTTCCTCATTAGGTTTTTTTTCAATTGGATTTTTCCTAATGAGACGGATTCCTTAATTATGGATATTCAAAGGGGAGTGttgtaaaataatatatatatatatatatatatatatatatatatatatatatatatattattttacaaCACTCCCCTTTGAATGAAAACCTAATATTCCATAAACTTCCTCGTTACTTAATAACCCATCATGTCTTATAACCTTCTAATTTATGTAAACATATGGGCATGGGAGTTTCAAGATGATTATATACTCATAAATACAGATGTATATATTCTTCTCGTATAAGAGTAAgaaaaagggaagggaaagagaaaagattaattatataattgcttaatgtccttttttactaataaaatttaaaatctttaataatattttatataaaaatgattttttaaaaactaatatttatttttaaaaaatatattaatgccCCCAAATAATTTGTTAGCCTAGTGCCACAAAAATTATTAGGATGGCCCTGGAGGCCCTAATCGACCATACAATTTACTGTCACTTAATTGTGAGCTCCCAACCATATTTTACTGGAAGAAAACTTAAGTATCATGCTTTACCTAAACATGATAAAAATTGAAATGCTTAagattatatttctttaagctTAATTAACATGACGAATAATTAAACGTGAAAAAAGGAACAAATCGAGCCATTAATATTAATAGTAGATCAATGTCTGAAAGTGTATATGTTTAGGAATCTCAAAGCCACTATTTATAGACAATTCATTATCATCACCATCGAGTCAATCCAAAAGATTATGATAAATCATGATgatgagattttttttaatgagaTTTTTATCCATCTTTAGATGTTAAAGATTAtaattatgcatatcaaaataatattttttgaaataaacaCTTGATTTCGTTATCCCAAAGACTTTCTTTAAAGTAGTTGAAATTTTCATTAGAAGTGATATTGTGTAAAAGAATAAGACATTGAAGAATAAAGTTTAGGGAAAAATAGATAGACAGAAATAATAAACTAAATCATGTATGGTCCTAGAAAAATATGACTACTGATTGTATAGGTCTTTGTCAGGTTATGTCTTTAGGTCCGGTTGGATTTTGTAAGGCAGTGTCTTTGGATCCGGTTGGGTGTATATATAAAATCTTCTGTTCGACCGGTTCTTATCCGACCGATCGTATATTAAGATCTTTATAAAGTTAAATGTCTTTGAGCCCGGTCGAACTTTGCTTGACCGAGCGTACACAGAAAGTCTTATGTTCGACAGGCCCTTATCCGACCGATCGTATATTTTGTGAGGCTAAATGTCTTTGAGCCCAACCGGACTTTGCCCGGCCGGGCGTACATAGAAAGCCTTATGTTCCACCGACCCTTATCCGGCCAATcgtatattaagatctttgtgagACTAAATGTCTTTGAGCCCAATCGGACTTTGCCCGGCCGGGCGTACATAGAAAGTCTTATGTTCGACCGGTCCTTATCTGACCGATcgtatattaagatctttgtgaggctaagtgtctttgagcCCGATCGGGCATACACATAAAGCCTTATGTTCAACCAACCCTTATTCGACTGATTgtatattaagatctttgtgaggctaagtgtctttgaaTTCGGCCGGACTTTGCCCGGCCGGGCGTACACATAAAGTCTTCTGTTCGATCGGTCTTTATCCGACTGGTTGTATATTAATTAAGAACTTTACTAAGCTAAGGGTGCTAAGCTCGGTTGACCTTTTGCCTGGTCGGGAATACACAGAAAGTCTTATGTTCGACCGACTTTTATCCGACCCATGCGAGCATAAAGAGTTTTTAGAAGGCTTAAATGCGTAGAGCCCGATCGACCTTTCTTCCAGTCGAGCTCTTTTGAACTCGTCTAACCATTTATCGCTTGAGTGTATTATTTATTTAGTTCCAGGGTAAAGTCCTAGAATCCTTATACCATACTGGGTTTGTAGCCGGTCAGCCTTATCGATCTGAGCGTCCTACTTTAAGGTTGTGCAGGCAAAACCTGAAAACTTTAGGGCGGGGCGATCAACAGAATCAAGTACAGAATGTTCTTCTATCCTGACTTTGACCGTCACATCACCATAACTTTGACTATCACATTATCTTCTGGATCCACTCGCTATAATCCGCATCAATAGACAATTCATTATCATTGCCATCGAGTTAATCCAAAAGATTATGATAAATCATGATGAGATTTTTTAACCAGACTGAGATTTTTATCCATCGTGGTagtaaaaggcgaatacgctcgcccccagcacctCCGTCAATCCgttccagggccaacacggaagaAGTAAATCACAGATGACTACTAATCTTTAGACTAACACATAAAGGAGAAGATTTTTATCCATCATGATCATAAGATTATATGAGTGAGAAATTATGATCTAGTCTTGGTGACTTGATGCATTCAATGCATCATAAGCCTAGGTATTTGACTTGTAGATGATTGTTGTATGTATACAATCATCAGTTATGTCAGCAATTGTCCAAAAGGATTGGCGATTCAGGTTAACGAATATTGTTAGTCTTAATAAACCACTCATTTAACACTAATTCAAATATAACCATTTGATAAACATGTAAGGAGATAGAGCACTTATAATGATAACCGAATCATGACCGCTATCCGTTATCCGACAATAATTTATTACGATCCCTCTCTGGATTCACCGTCTATCCCAGATTATAGTTTAGACTAGGACAGATGACTGAGAGCCGCCCAAAAGCCACCGACAGTGGGTAAATGGTCAGACAGCCTAACACTAAGCGGGGGACGACCTTCGGATGGTCTTCGATCACTCGTCCCGACCCAAACTACCTAAGAGGGACGGTGAACTCAGAAAAGAATCGCAATCAATTGCAGCCGAATCCCGATTCATTTTTTTATGGACTAGAAGATCTTGGCTCAAACAAAAAAATGTGATCCAAACACAATACAACTTCAAAAGAGTTGGCCAAATCCAGAACATTGGGTGATCCTAAAATCCGTCAGGTGGAAAACTAAAAACATATTATGATATGAGCTAAGTTTAAACAGGTTGAAAGATCCAAATCCTAAAACTCAATGTATAGTTTAGTCGAGCTTAGCTTGACCCAACCTTATCATGGGTCGCTCCTCCCCGCTTCCTTGAAGTAACCTTAAAAAGTTGGATTTATCAAAAGAATCGCAAATAGGCCCCTCCATTGCCTATGAACCATCAGATGTGCTTTGCGGAACTCGGATTCTAAAAGTTATCGTTACAAGAATACTTACACAGATACACAGAGCAAGATGAACAATGAAGCCTTAGGAACACTCTATTTGACTGTAAAACCCTAGTGCCTTCAAACAAATAGATATAGAAAAATTGATCGAATCTGAAGCCTTGGAAACTAGAGCGCATAAGCCTTTCAACAAAGCTATTCACTTCATTATTTTCAATATTACCTATGTAGTTGCTGCAATCCCCTTCTCATCTTCAATACTCTTCAAATGTTTCTCAGCCATCTGTATAAACGATAGCAAAGTGTCAATGATTTTTGCATGCTCTTAAATCTTAGTTTAAGGAATGCCTCAACCAACAGGGATGAACAACTCCAACAAATTAAGATAACAACAATAAATAAcacttttaatttaaaaaaaaaaaagagagtacaAAACCATGAATTTGCAGTACTATGCAATTGCACCCTTCTTCCACCTTTGTCAAGAACAAAGTTTTCATAGGTTTCTCCAGCCACTGTTCCTGCTCCTGCCATGCTTTGTCAAATCCTAGGAAACCCCAAAGCACCATAACTCCACTCCAAGTCCATTTAAACGTCCCAAGCTTCTCCCTCTTCGCCTTCCACTCCCCATTGGCTAAATCCTCTTGTGAAAGTTCCCTCCCACCAATGCCATCTCCCCTTTCTAACACTTATTCTTCCCCGTTTCAGCAATTATTCCTTGTGCCACAGTAGAGAACACAGATTCTTTACTATACTCTCACTCTGTGTGTGTGTGCGCGCCACAGTAGAGAACACAGATTCTTTACTACTCTCTCACTCTCTGTGTCTGTGTGTGTGTAGCTACCAAGTTGCCTCCTTCTATTCACGCTGGACCAAAGATGAAATCTTGATTCATCTTCTGTTCTTTAAAAGCTTTGTTCAGAAGCTTTACCCTTTAGCTGCAAACTTGTTTCTAATTTTATCATGTTATGGGGCCGTGCTTCAGCAGTGAAGTAATGGAACATAACGCAAGTGGGGGATGGAGAGAAGTGCCCTGTTTCAAGGTACTGCACAAGGGCAAGGAAGATGAAAGCAAAGCTACAGATCTATAATAATTTTTTACAGAGCTTAAATGTAATAAATAATAGACAAAAACAGCAATGTGCTGGAGAATTATTAGTAGGATATGGAATGAGTAGAATTTGATGCGAGAAACAAGAAGCTCAAATGGTTCGTTGTCAATCGTTATCATTCCATTGAATCCAATCGAAAAGAACAAAACAAGAAATCACATCAGTCTGGCATTGATTTGTTAGCAAAATTCCAAGCATGGTGAATTATCCAACAAGAATATCTAACAGTTCGATGTTATGGATGGGAGAAGATTGGTAGATTTCTTCAAAATGATTCAAATAGAAAGGGAGGAAAAGAATGGTTCGAACGGATCGAAAGATGAGGTTGTTTTTGATTGTGCACAAACAAAATCCCTCTTTATTCCAACGCAAAGCACAGAAAATATGGGAAACGAAAGAGAAAAGAATGGTTTTGACCTACCTGACTACATCTCTCCAACGCCACCGTCTTCTGATGTTTCCGGCGAAGACGAGGAGGGTAGATCGAGATCGCTGCGTCTGCTCCTCCGGCTTCCGCTGTAGATGATGGTGACCCAAAGCCCACTTCTCCTCCTCCTACTCCTTTCCACCTCGTCGCCCTCCGCTTCTCCGCGCCCCTCGCCAACAACCATCTTCGATCCGGCGTCGTCCTCCGCTGGCATCCGGAATCGGCACACGGGGCACGACCCGCGTATGCCCAGCCACTTCACGATGCACACCTCGTGGAACCGATGCCGGCACGGCATCTCCCTCACCGCAACCGCCTCGTCTCCTCCGCCATCCATCCCGTCCAAGCACACCGGGCACTCTTCCTCCTCACCCAATACATCCCGCACCGTCCTCATCGCCTCGATCGACGCCTTGGACGCCGGCGACAGGCCTCCACCCACGCTGCTCTCGGACAATAACTCCGCCACAAGCGCCGCGTCCGCCCGCAGAACCACCATCCCTTGAGTCACGGGGTTGAAGAGCACGATCCGATCGGCCGGCTGGGAATCGTCCGCCGCTTCCTGCGGCGGCGAACCCGTCACTCCAAGGATGAGCTGGACGAAGCGAGGCGACCTACCTTCTTCCCCTTCGCTCAAGGCGTTTCGGATGAGCCGCTCGAGGCCGTCCTCAGCAGTCGCCGCTGTCAACGACTCCTCTCCCTCCGCCGCCATCGCTCGCCGCCTCCAAAGTGGTGCTACGTCTCCAACTGTCCCTTCCATTCCCATCGGCGAGCGTTTTGAACGAGCTCGGAACTCTCCTAGGCGGAACTCAAATTTAATCAACCCAAGTCTCTACCCGTCTCCCGATTGGATATCCATTCGGAACCACTACTAATATTTTTTGATAGGGTTCAACCCACGGACAATATTTTTTCCAGTGGACCCCGGATGTAGTGGCGCAGCGGATCTTATCCTGATGATAATAATTGAGAGGGGCAGGAGTGGGAAAAGATATTTTTTCTAGGCCGATTCGAACCACAAATTCGGAAGAAATAACAACCCGGTTCAATTCAAATCGAATTAGCTACTCATCAATATACGCTAATCTTTTAAATTGAGCATGtcacaaataacttttaaaatattataattcaaGTCACTCATTTACTACTGATATTTGACATTAATGtatattttaaagaatattttttttaaaaaaaatagtgagttattttgaaaagaatagaaTCACTATATTTTTTTCCAGATTTTTTCTAGAAAGAAATAAGTCGGGCGAAGTATTTACAACATACAAGTGGAGGCAAGATCTTCTGGACTATTTTTTATGATCTAAGGGTGTGTCATTCTTATTTACAGTCGGATCGTGATCGTGATCCGGTCGCAAATAGTTGTAATATCTTTTTGGGGTTCACCGCCCCCACCAGGTTATAATTTTTGTTCGAAACGGGCGGTCGGAGGTCGCCCGAAGGACACCCTCGCTCAGTGCCCAGTAACCtggccacttatccaccaccggaggTCTCCAGCCGGTCTCCGGCCGTTTGCTTCGAAtaaaaactataacctggtgAGGACAATGAACTCAAGAAGAGATCACAACAATTTACGGTAGGATCGCGACCACGATCTGGCCACAAATACGAGTAGCACATCCACTGAACCATAAAAAAGTAATCCAAGAGATCTGTGCTCCATACAAATGAGTATTAGGAGAACAGATCCTCTAGACCACTTTTTGCAGTTCAGGGAATGGTCCCTTTGTATGTATTGATGGGGATAAATGATTCCTACTTATTTTATAAATGGGAGGTATCCATCACCATCAATATATGTAAAAGTACTATTCTCTAGATTGTAAAAAATGATCCAGAAGATCCGATCCAAGGTACTGGTGGTGGTGGAGCTTGTGTTACCGAGACTTGGTGCTCTTTGGAAATCCACTTGAAAACATAAGTAACACACCCAAGTTGCTGTCCAAGAGATCTGGAACAGGTGAGTAGCATTGAATCTTAGCAGCGTAGAGAGGCACACAAATAATTTTTGTCTGCGTTGATTCAGTTATGATGAACATGGTATAAGACAACATGAACACTTCAAGAACATGCAAGAGAGACTAAGTAACCTGTCCTCTCGGATGGGTCTAgcggctagcgcatgaggtattgTCATCATAAAATTTGAGAGtcgaatctcgacaaaatcgagataaatacctcccttatatgctaatcactattccaaagactagtaaccGCCCATAATTTATCTCTTCCATGTTGACCTTAGGACGGATTGACGGAACGCTGAGACAAACGTATTTATCTTTTGTCATCATGCCATCAAGAGAGACCAAGTAACCTGTTAAACGCTGATGATCAAAAATGAACcagagaaatcatggcatcctcATTGTAGCTCCAAGAAATCATTAACCTTTGTGAATTTTCCTTcaaaaataaaggaaatttacTGTAATTATGTTTACAAGAAAGGTACGACCATTGTGGTCTCTCTCCATTCAACTATCAACTACATAAGCAGCTTCCCTCTCAAATAATGTTAACTGGAGCAGCAACCTCTCTTTCTCTTCCCGTGATTAGAATAACGCCACTCTAAAATCATAGTTATAGAAATTTATAATGTCAATATCTCAAAGAAACATCAGCCAGTTGAATCATGTGGTTAGTCG is from Zingiber officinale cultivar Zhangliang chromosome 7B, Zo_v1.1, whole genome shotgun sequence and encodes:
- the LOC122007184 gene encoding E3 ubiquitin-protein ligase MPSR1-like — its product is MGMEGTVGDVAPLWRRRAMAAEGEESLTAATAEDGLERLIRNALSEGEEGRSPRFVQLILGVTGSPPQEAADDSQPADRIVLFNPVTQGMVVLRADAALVAELLSESSVGGGLSPASKASIEAMRTVRDVLGEEEECPVCLDGMDGGGDEAVAVREMPCRHRFHEVCIVKWLGIRGSCPVCRFRMPAEDDAGSKMVVGEGRGEAEGDEVERSRRRRSGLWVTIIYSGSRRSRRSDLDLPSSSSPETSEDGGVGEM